In Moritella sp. F3, one DNA window encodes the following:
- a CDS encoding ETEC_3214 domain-containing protein encodes MSTIEPTNTSSSSQSVTPKIKEQWGRIVAIASLVAIALGGFNDTMDAVEKIYDFSLSQLTDIPSQNKLDKIYIRASSNSLEENFGAPIYIKKSYSGEVIQYYRDNRFILSTISKDDAIAAYLVFPSSNFSPDTSASSGGNDLLSTPFKNQEGLSDIKASVSRSITYYIEENSAGEFSNLYSSVAGYTEINSILSDKKRTLLSTLTDKQILGDDDISAEVSAIRQNLTPNFYGYSNLGLSSLEEAILTKSEYALINK; translated from the coding sequence ATGAGTACAATAGAACCAACGAACACAAGTTCAAGTAGCCAAAGCGTGACACCTAAAATTAAAGAGCAATGGGGGCGTATTGTTGCGATTGCCTCTTTAGTCGCGATCGCCTTGGGTGGGTTTAACGACACGATGGACGCGGTTGAGAAAATTTATGATTTTTCCTTATCACAACTAACCGATATACCATCACAAAATAAGTTAGATAAAATCTATATTCGGGCATCTTCTAATTCTTTAGAAGAAAATTTTGGCGCCCCTATATATATTAAAAAATCTTATTCTGGCGAAGTAATACAATACTATCGAGATAATCGTTTCATCCTATCTACAATCAGTAAAGATGATGCTATTGCAGCCTATCTCGTTTTCCCTAGTTCAAACTTCAGTCCCGATACTAGTGCGTCTAGCGGTGGTAACGATTTACTCTCGACACCATTTAAAAATCAGGAGGGGCTCAGCGATATAAAAGCCTCGGTATCTCGAAGCATTACCTATTATATTGAAGAAAATTCAGCAGGTGAATTCAGTAATCTTTATTCTTCTGTTGCAGGTTATACTGAGATTAACAGCATATTAAGTGATAAAAAAAGAACTTTATTATCAACTTTAACTGATAAGCAAATTTTAGGTGATGATGATATTTCAGCAGAAGTGTCCGCAATTAGACAAAATTTAACGCCTAATTTTTATGGTTATAGTAATTTAGGGTTATCCTCTTTAGAAGAGGCTATTTTAACTAAATCTGAATACGCACTTATTAATAAATAA
- a CDS encoding DUF1127 domain-containing protein codes for MRHSLYLNLAVFFVRADIRREEQLWLTKNRRTSSQLPLGNAYLLKDIGLNADGRPLCSALPRDVAAKRRVRHLRRACRVKIAT; via the coding sequence ATGCGTCATTCACTTTATTTAAACCTTGCTGTATTTTTTGTTCGTGCTGATATCCGCCGTGAAGAGCAACTATGGTTAACAAAAAATCGTCGTACCAGCAGTCAGCTCCCATTGGGCAATGCGTATCTGCTAAAAGATATTGGTCTTAATGCCGATGGTCGTCCACTTTGCAGTGCGCTGCCACGTGATGTAGCTGCGAAACGTCGAGTGCGTCATCTACGCCGTGCCTGCCGTGTGAAAATAGCAACGTAA
- a CDS encoding sensor histidine kinase, whose protein sequence is MANVLIKAVIGTLLLMMTQVHASNATDTTSSNSRNSNADPFIDDRTLERIADNKPTMITVDVGVLATRGIFEAKQRWQPTLLWLQSQIPNSEFRLHPFTLAEMEAAVEQQSVDVVVTNPGQAVRLGRQYPLSWLATLNSKLGDGTHVIGSALVVRADSHYQHLVDVSGDKIAAVASNAFGGYLTMQLTVQNLGINPTAFFSDVSFLGFPVDAIIYQLRDGYVDAAVVPVCQLESMLEEGLIQKGVFRVLDDISPDNFACALSTQLYPNWSIAKTSAISASLAKKITRALLALPSDHAASIAAYSSGWTPPISQLSVDQLYRDLDMHPLQRPWWQEAAVWIKKNQQWAWVVFLFVLVLSIYHLILEYRFSRSERKLKATLNRLKEKNAMLEHAQRVAIVGELGSSLAHEINQPLAAILNYSQGGLLRINKGADASAITPALEKIQQQVKRADGIVQRLRTLINKRAVAKSRCDVQALLSDTLELLEYDFQQKNITVSQSCVGNAVDLDADIVGLQQVLLNVLNNAADACLMRDPAVLINNKISIESHYSDDRLILTVTDNGIGLTASSAELQNAFFTTKKEGLGLGLAICRDVVEAHHGQFSLVAADPIGCRVSIQLPLQ, encoded by the coding sequence ATGGCTAACGTATTAATAAAAGCAGTGATAGGTACGTTGTTGCTAATGATGACACAAGTGCATGCCAGTAACGCGACAGATACGACGAGCAGCAATAGCCGTAATAGTAATGCTGACCCTTTTATTGATGACCGTACTCTTGAGCGCATCGCTGATAACAAGCCAACCATGATCACCGTTGATGTGGGCGTATTAGCAACGCGTGGTATCTTTGAAGCGAAGCAGCGCTGGCAACCCACCTTATTATGGCTACAAAGTCAGATCCCCAATAGCGAATTTAGATTGCATCCCTTCACTCTGGCCGAAATGGAAGCGGCAGTAGAACAACAAAGTGTCGATGTGGTGGTGACCAACCCTGGGCAAGCGGTGCGTTTAGGTCGGCAATACCCGCTGTCTTGGTTAGCGACGTTAAACAGTAAACTCGGTGACGGTACTCATGTGATAGGCTCAGCTTTGGTTGTTCGCGCTGATTCTCATTATCAACACTTGGTCGATGTCAGTGGTGACAAGATAGCAGCGGTTGCCAGTAATGCCTTTGGTGGTTATTTAACGATGCAACTGACGGTGCAAAATCTAGGTATTAACCCAACGGCTTTTTTCTCTGACGTATCGTTTTTAGGTTTTCCTGTAGATGCCATTATTTACCAACTGCGAGATGGCTATGTAGATGCTGCTGTGGTGCCGGTATGCCAACTCGAAAGCATGTTAGAAGAAGGCTTGATTCAGAAAGGTGTCTTTCGTGTGTTAGATGATATCAGCCCAGATAATTTTGCTTGTGCGCTGTCAACACAGTTATACCCGAACTGGTCGATTGCTAAAACCAGTGCTATTTCAGCCTCGTTAGCCAAAAAAATAACCCGTGCTCTATTGGCCTTGCCTAGCGATCACGCAGCCAGTATTGCAGCATACTCTTCAGGTTGGACCCCACCCATCAGTCAATTGTCTGTCGACCAATTATATCGTGATTTGGATATGCATCCTTTGCAGCGACCTTGGTGGCAGGAAGCTGCTGTTTGGATCAAGAAAAATCAGCAGTGGGCTTGGGTGGTATTTTTATTTGTGCTGGTATTAAGTATTTATCATTTAATTTTGGAATACCGTTTTAGTCGCAGTGAACGTAAATTAAAAGCGACCTTAAACCGTTTAAAAGAAAAAAACGCCATGTTAGAACATGCGCAGCGAGTGGCGATTGTTGGTGAGTTGGGCAGTAGTCTCGCCCATGAGATAAACCAACCACTGGCTGCGATCCTAAACTACAGCCAGGGTGGGTTATTACGCATAAATAAAGGTGCTGATGCCAGTGCAATCACACCCGCATTAGAGAAAATACAACAGCAAGTGAAGCGAGCTGATGGTATTGTGCAGCGATTACGTACGCTTATTAATAAACGTGCCGTGGCTAAGTCGCGCTGTGACGTGCAAGCATTACTTAGCGATACCTTAGAGTTGCTTGAGTATGATTTTCAGCAAAAAAATATTACCGTAAGCCAATCCTGTGTCGGTAATGCTGTGGATCTAGATGCTGATATTGTTGGTTTGCAGCAGGTATTATTAAATGTATTAAACAATGCTGCAGATGCGTGCTTGATGCGAGATCCTGCGGTGCTGATAAATAATAAAATTAGTATCGAGAGTCACTATAGTGATGACCGCTTAATATTAACGGTGACTGATAATGGCATTGGCTTAACAGCGTCGAGTGCAGAATTACAGAATGCCTTTTTCACCACCAAAAAAGAGGGATTAGGCTTAGGATTAGCGATTTGTCGTGACGTGGTTGAAGCACATCATGGTCAATTTTCGCTGGTGGCCGCGGATCCCATTGGTTGTCGCGTTAGCATACAGTTACCATTGCAATAA
- a CDS encoding LPP20 family lipoprotein, which translates to MKKIILISAITLALAGCATTNKTVEETQNVRIVTCNFPDSPAATAPAWICDVLPSDLAAGGVGYSKKSAAGMSIMRKIAINNARVQLASQFEVDVNSMFKQAVESSVTSSTLAGSNEDVLETMENVTKSVVSRTLANSKLIVSQATPTGGLYVLVGMDQATYDANLNKVIDGVTQDSKLWGQFNNEKAATDLSNALQSLKAM; encoded by the coding sequence ATGAAAAAAATAATCCTAATCAGTGCAATTACCTTAGCTTTAGCTGGCTGTGCCACTACGAATAAAACAGTTGAAGAAACACAAAACGTTCGAATTGTAACGTGTAACTTCCCAGACTCTCCAGCTGCAACAGCACCCGCTTGGATCTGTGATGTATTACCAAGCGATCTTGCTGCGGGCGGCGTAGGTTATTCTAAGAAAAGCGCTGCTGGCATGTCTATCATGCGTAAAATAGCAATCAATAACGCACGCGTGCAATTAGCATCACAATTTGAAGTCGATGTGAATAGCATGTTTAAACAAGCTGTTGAGTCTAGCGTTACGTCTTCAACATTAGCAGGTTCTAATGAAGATGTATTAGAAACAATGGAGAATGTAACAAAATCCGTTGTTTCTCGTACGCTTGCAAACAGTAAGTTAATCGTAAGCCAAGCTACCCCGACAGGCGGCTTATATGTGCTAGTAGGTATGGATCAAGCGACTTACGATGCAAACCTTAACAAAGTTATTGATGGGGTAACTCAGGACTCTAAATTATGGGGTCAGTTTAATAATGAAAAAGCGGCTACAGATTTATCTAACGCGCTTCAGTCATTAAAAGCAATGTAA
- a CDS encoding LPP20 family lipoprotein, with protein MKQYTKKLLPLFLLSMLTACQSTSNPEWYDQPQVSNTEYIFAVGEGRSLNQAKKSALNNINATLWTQVDSSFSMKDSNTNINDKNYTYGSVNNNVNAKTSSVTFSGVEYTNIDNQNNIYFAQARIKKDVIIKQLKSDISNVNKKSKRLIDELKHQDLLSWWLMNRETSSNLEYVNVRTAMLGAISPKDDVSAPYVLALTDQVSKIKSQLLIKIQPSKHDKKGAQYLVEKLSAQGISTTFKNTRSVTHTLKLNTDLRQSIMSSAYISTKITSLQLLNKQGNVVASNEMISTGNSMSNYKISKEGADRHFSAQMDENGVWPSLGFNG; from the coding sequence ATGAAACAATATACAAAAAAACTATTACCTTTATTTTTGCTGTCTATGTTGACCGCTTGTCAATCCACAAGTAATCCAGAGTGGTACGATCAACCACAGGTGAGTAATACAGAATATATATTTGCGGTTGGTGAAGGAAGAAGTTTAAATCAAGCGAAAAAATCGGCTCTCAATAATATAAATGCGACATTGTGGACGCAGGTTGATTCTTCTTTTTCGATGAAAGATAGTAATACTAATATCAATGATAAGAATTATACCTATGGTTCAGTCAATAATAATGTGAATGCTAAAACATCTAGTGTGACTTTTAGTGGCGTCGAATATACCAATATAGATAATCAGAATAATATTTATTTTGCTCAGGCGAGAATAAAAAAAGACGTAATTATTAAACAGCTAAAATCAGACATTAGTAACGTAAATAAAAAATCGAAAAGGTTGATTGATGAATTAAAACATCAGGACCTTTTGTCTTGGTGGTTGATGAATCGTGAGACAAGCTCTAATCTGGAATATGTTAATGTTCGAACCGCAATGTTGGGGGCTATATCTCCAAAAGATGATGTGAGCGCTCCTTACGTTCTCGCATTAACAGATCAAGTATCAAAAATAAAATCACAGTTATTAATTAAAATACAGCCATCGAAGCATGATAAAAAAGGTGCACAATATCTTGTTGAGAAACTGTCAGCCCAAGGAATAAGCACAACGTTTAAAAATACAAGGTCAGTGACTCATACATTAAAACTAAATACCGATTTGCGTCAAAGTATTATGAGTAGCGCTTATATTTCAACAAAAATCACCTCGTTACAGTTGTTAAATAAACAAGGTAATGTCGTTGCAAGTAATGAAATGATTTCAACGGGTAACTCTATGTCTAATTATAAAATTTCGAAAGAAGGCGCTGATCGTCATTTTTCTGCACAGATGGATGAAAATGGAGTATGGCCATCTCTCGGTTTTAACGGCTAA
- a CDS encoding response regulator transcription factor, translating into MSQEPVTGHEISVPVYVVDDDESVRDSLAFMLDGYDINVTTYAGGPAFLDNAEIMLPGCVILDSRMPELRGQDVQAILTQCNSPLSIIFLTGHGDVSMAVDAFKSGAVDFFQKPVDGEKLVQAIMLAADKSVARSQQLSALLSYQSLTEREQGILLLLVQGKRNQQIADTLCIAVRTVEVHRSSLMKKFNAKTIAELVLQYGLAIN; encoded by the coding sequence ATGAGCCAAGAACCAGTAACAGGGCATGAAATATCAGTGCCAGTTTATGTTGTTGATGATGATGAATCAGTACGTGATTCGTTGGCATTTATGCTTGATGGTTATGATATTAACGTCACTACTTATGCTGGTGGCCCAGCATTTTTAGATAACGCCGAAATCATGCTGCCGGGCTGTGTGATTTTAGACAGTCGGATGCCGGAACTACGCGGGCAGGATGTACAAGCTATTCTGACTCAATGTAATAGTCCACTGTCGATTATTTTTCTTACTGGCCATGGCGATGTTTCAATGGCTGTCGATGCGTTTAAATCAGGCGCGGTGGATTTCTTTCAAAAGCCCGTCGATGGTGAAAAATTAGTGCAGGCGATTATGCTTGCTGCCGATAAATCAGTTGCGCGTAGCCAACAACTTAGTGCGTTATTATCTTATCAATCACTGACTGAACGTGAACAGGGTATATTATTATTATTAGTACAAGGTAAGCGTAATCAACAGATTGCCGATACATTATGCATTGCAGTTCGGACTGTTGAAGTACATAGGTCGAGTTTAATGAAAAAGTTTAATGCTAAAACCATTGCTGAGTTGGTTTTACAATATGGTCTGGCGATAAATTAA
- a CDS encoding transglycosylase SLT domain-containing protein: MKPYQKSLIALSFISFLPTSYANSSLAFAELEQEKIEMNRSQEEKIAEFHAYINDYLDEYEQWRETYTTNLDKQKAHLIEQWGSGDVSDQTQNVEYTKDNKVKKVINYEENTATISIIVDPSENNNDITSIANNNIISVDGQNLDLQDAKITHSDINYSAEQQNKEKTFVIEQTQAQMKEFDIQADRLIASQTGIPDSFIYERANNKKMHLLAEAQQRISQINKLYKDKRKALGIPEPVLVKSKEQPTATIVTDIAAVTDTAAVTDTAAVIDTAAVIDTAAVIDTVVAPVKAKKIVSYTIKLPNNSLKKRATKYQELAIQESEKWGIDKALVMAIMHSESAFRADAKSHVPAFGLMQVVPVSAGHDVNKQIRKIDAPMTPKELYIPPVNVETGTAYLHILNSRYLRSITDKQSRLYCTIAAYNTGAGNVARAFNKGHSTNIRKASKIINTMTPDEVYSHLLANLPYDETKNYLKKVNGRIALYK, translated from the coding sequence ATGAAACCCTATCAAAAAAGCCTTATTGCACTGTCATTCATTTCATTCTTACCTACAAGTTATGCCAATTCGAGTCTAGCATTCGCAGAACTTGAGCAAGAAAAAATAGAAATGAACCGTTCTCAAGAAGAAAAAATAGCTGAATTTCACGCTTATATTAATGATTATCTAGACGAATATGAACAATGGCGAGAGACATATACAACAAACCTAGATAAACAAAAAGCGCATTTAATTGAGCAATGGGGCAGCGGTGATGTATCAGACCAAACACAAAATGTAGAATACACGAAAGATAACAAAGTAAAAAAAGTCATTAATTATGAAGAAAATACCGCTACTATCTCTATTATCGTAGACCCATCAGAAAATAATAATGACATCACTTCCATTGCAAATAATAATATTATAAGCGTAGATGGCCAAAACCTAGATTTACAAGACGCTAAAATTACTCACAGTGATATCAACTACTCTGCCGAACAACAAAATAAAGAAAAAACATTTGTTATTGAGCAAACTCAGGCTCAAATGAAAGAATTCGATATCCAAGCTGATCGTTTAATTGCTTCACAAACAGGTATTCCAGATTCGTTTATTTATGAACGTGCAAATAACAAAAAAATGCACTTGCTTGCTGAAGCACAGCAGCGCATTAGCCAAATAAACAAACTATATAAAGATAAAAGAAAAGCTCTTGGCATACCTGAGCCAGTATTAGTTAAGAGTAAAGAACAGCCTACTGCCACTATCGTAACAGATATCGCTGCCGTAACAGATACCGCTGCCGTAACAGATACCGCTGCCGTAATAGATACCGCTGCCGTAATAGATACCGCTGCCGTAATAGATACTGTCGTAGCACCAGTAAAAGCGAAGAAAATAGTCTCTTATACAATAAAACTACCAAATAATAGTTTAAAGAAACGAGCAACTAAATATCAAGAATTAGCGATACAAGAAAGTGAAAAATGGGGTATAGATAAAGCACTAGTTATGGCGATAATGCACAGTGAATCGGCCTTCAGAGCAGACGCTAAATCGCACGTTCCAGCTTTTGGATTAATGCAAGTAGTTCCAGTAAGCGCAGGGCATGACGTTAATAAGCAAATTCGTAAAATTGATGCTCCGATGACACCAAAAGAGTTATACATTCCACCCGTTAACGTTGAAACAGGTACTGCCTACCTGCACATATTAAATAGTCGATACCTTCGCTCAATAACAGATAAGCAAAGTCGTTTATATTGTACGATTGCCGCTTATAATACCGGAGCAGGTAATGTTGCACGTGCATTTAACAAGGGTCACTCAACCAATATTCGTAAGGCTTCGAAAATCATCAACACCATGACACCTGATGAAGTTTATAGCCATCTATTAGCAAATTTGCCGTATGACGAAACTAAAAACTATTTGAAAAAAGTTAATGGTCGCATAGCGTTATATAAATAA
- the maiA gene encoding maleylacetoacetate isomerase, with protein sequence MKLYSYYRSSAAYRVRIVLNLKQVRYSTEPVHLIRNGGEQHAAEYQSVNPQGLLPSLDIAVPNFNAVDSESKPQIITQSGAIIEYLEEAFPQPALLPINLTQRAYVRTLTQIIACDMHPLNNLRVLQYLEENFDCDGTEKMTWYHHWLEEGFAAFEALLTKKGSTHYCYNDQVTLADAYLIPQVYNALRFKLDMAPYPAINRIYQHCIQLPAFLEAAPEQQPDAGT encoded by the coding sequence ATGAAACTCTATAGCTATTATCGTTCATCAGCCGCTTACCGTGTTCGGATCGTATTAAATTTAAAGCAGGTTCGATATAGCACCGAGCCCGTACATTTGATTCGCAATGGCGGCGAGCAGCACGCCGCAGAATACCAGAGTGTTAACCCCCAAGGTTTACTGCCAAGCCTTGATATCGCAGTACCAAATTTTAATGCTGTGGACTCAGAGTCTAAACCACAAATAATAACTCAGTCAGGCGCTATCATTGAATATCTAGAAGAAGCTTTTCCGCAGCCCGCTTTATTACCAATCAATTTAACCCAGCGTGCCTATGTGCGTACATTAACGCAAATTATTGCCTGCGATATGCATCCACTGAATAACTTACGAGTATTACAGTATCTCGAGGAAAATTTCGACTGTGACGGCACCGAAAAAATGACTTGGTATCATCACTGGTTAGAAGAAGGATTTGCAGCCTTCGAAGCATTGCTAACAAAAAAAGGCAGTACTCACTATTGCTACAACGACCAGGTAACCTTAGCTGATGCCTATTTGATACCGCAAGTTTATAACGCACTACGCTTTAAGCTTGATATGGCACCTTACCCCGCTATTAATCGAATTTATCAGCATTGCATTCAATTACCCGCCTTTCTCGAGGCTGCGCCAGAGCAACAACCTGATGCAGGCACATGA
- the dsrO gene encoding sulfate reduction electron transfer complex DsrMKJOP subunit DsrO — MDSTKRRLMSRLGALTVGAAIIPVSTANPLTTTIIRNSEAPDRKGQSGKRYAMVVDLRKCVGCQACTVGCSIENQAPIGQFRTTVKQYEVTLDDGSSELQNVKSFTLPRLCNHCENPPCVKVCPVQATFQRDDGIVMVDNERCVACAYCVQACPYDARFINEETLTADKCTFCAHRLEEGLLPACVETCVGGARIIGDIKDPNSHISHLMREHQDDIKVLKPEENTQPHVFYIGMDEAFTSNVDGKVAIYDPAGENA; from the coding sequence ATGGACTCAACTAAACGCCGCTTAATGTCCCGCCTCGGCGCATTAACAGTAGGCGCAGCCATCATACCAGTGTCGACGGCAAACCCGCTCACCACGACCATTATCCGTAATAGCGAAGCCCCCGATCGCAAAGGCCAGAGCGGTAAACGCTATGCCATGGTGGTTGATTTACGTAAATGTGTAGGGTGCCAAGCCTGTACCGTCGGTTGCAGCATTGAGAACCAAGCACCTATTGGCCAATTCCGCACTACGGTAAAACAATACGAAGTCACTTTAGATGACGGCAGTAGTGAACTACAAAATGTAAAATCATTTACCCTGCCACGCTTATGCAATCACTGTGAAAATCCACCCTGTGTAAAAGTATGCCCAGTACAAGCAACCTTCCAACGTGATGACGGTATTGTCATGGTCGATAACGAGCGCTGCGTGGCTTGTGCTTATTGCGTACAAGCTTGTCCTTACGATGCCCGTTTTATTAACGAAGAAACTCTCACCGCTGACAAATGTACCTTCTGTGCTCATCGCTTAGAAGAAGGTTTATTACCTGCTTGTGTAGAAACCTGTGTGGGTGGTGCGCGTATTATTGGTGATATTAAAGATCCTAACAGCCACATTAGCCATTTAATGCGCGAACACCAAGATGATATCAAGGTATTGAAACCAGAAGAAAACACCCAGCCACATGTGTTCTATATCGGCATGGACGAGGCGTTCACCAGTAATGTTGACGGTAAAGTTGCCATCTACGACCCTGCAGGAGAAAACGCATGA
- a CDS encoding fumarylacetoacetate hydrolase family protein gives MKLATLRDGSRDGSLYLVSKDLQTALCVSSIAANLQWALEHWSTVEPQLQSHYAQLNNGESTGIIEFKNCSLESPLPRAYQWADGSAYVNHIELVRKARGAEMPKSFWTEPLMYQGGSDSFIGPKDDIPLQDPAWGLDFEAEVAVITSDVPIGLTTAAASEYILLITLVNDVSLRNLIPTELAKGFGFFHSKPSTAFSPVAVTPDELGDAWDGKKLHLPLSTYLNGTLFGSPDAGVDMTFNFPELISHAAKTRTLTAGTIIGSGTVSNCDRTVGSSCLAEKRMLEKIATGEITTPFLQHGDRVKIEMRDQTGQSIFGAIDQIVAFQ, from the coding sequence ATGAAATTAGCCACATTACGAGATGGGTCTAGAGATGGCAGCTTATACCTCGTTAGCAAAGACTTACAAACTGCATTGTGTGTATCCTCGATAGCGGCCAATTTACAATGGGCGCTAGAGCATTGGTCTACAGTGGAGCCACAATTACAAAGCCATTACGCACAATTAAATAACGGTGAGTCGACAGGTATCATTGAATTTAAAAACTGCTCACTAGAATCGCCCTTACCCAGAGCATATCAATGGGCCGACGGCAGTGCTTACGTTAATCATATCGAGTTAGTGCGTAAAGCCAGAGGTGCGGAAATGCCCAAGTCATTTTGGACTGAACCGTTAATGTATCAAGGCGGCAGTGACAGTTTTATAGGGCCCAAAGATGATATTCCATTACAAGATCCCGCTTGGGGTTTAGACTTTGAAGCCGAGGTGGCAGTGATCACCAGTGATGTGCCGATAGGATTAACCACGGCTGCAGCTAGCGAATATATTTTATTAATTACCTTGGTTAACGATGTATCCCTGCGTAATTTAATTCCCACTGAGTTAGCCAAAGGTTTTGGATTTTTTCACAGTAAACCATCCACCGCATTCTCGCCTGTTGCCGTAACCCCTGATGAATTAGGTGATGCATGGGACGGAAAAAAATTACATTTACCGTTATCAACGTACCTTAATGGCACTTTATTTGGCAGCCCTGATGCTGGGGTCGACATGACATTTAATTTCCCTGAATTGATTAGCCATGCCGCCAAAACCCGCACCTTAACTGCCGGTACCATTATCGGTTCAGGTACTGTATCTAATTGTGACCGTACGGTAGGTTCATCCTGCCTTGCAGAAAAAAGAATGTTGGAAAAAATAGCCACAGGTGAAATCACCACCCCATTTCTACAGCATGGCGACAGAGTAAAAATTGAAATGCGAGATCAGACCGGACAATCCATTTTCGGCGCTATTGACCAGATCGTCGCTTTTCAGTAA